In Kitasatospora sp. NBC_00240, the following are encoded in one genomic region:
- the grpE gene encoding nucleotide exchange factor GrpE: MTEKPQGAEPGDDSAAEEAVLKAAEEAVSGGASEELAAAKRELAERTGDLQRLQAEYQNYRKRVERDRMTVREIAVSNILESLIPVLDDIGRAREHGEVTGGFKSVSDSLETVVAKLGLQQFGKEGEPFDPTMHEALMHSYSSDVTEDTCVQILQPGYRIGERIIRPAMVAVAEPQPGTQTTSAPDDAEKAADGDADKADGGAES, encoded by the coding sequence ATGACGGAGAAGCCGCAGGGCGCTGAGCCCGGCGACGACTCCGCCGCCGAGGAGGCTGTCCTGAAGGCTGCCGAAGAGGCGGTCTCGGGCGGAGCCTCGGAGGAGCTCGCCGCTGCCAAGCGTGAGCTGGCCGAGCGCACTGGTGACCTCCAGCGCCTCCAGGCCGAGTACCAGAACTACCGCAAGCGGGTCGAGCGGGACCGGATGACGGTCCGCGAGATCGCGGTCTCCAACATCCTGGAGAGCCTGATCCCGGTGCTGGACGACATCGGCCGGGCCCGCGAGCACGGCGAGGTGACGGGCGGGTTCAAGTCCGTCTCCGACAGCCTGGAGACGGTCGTCGCCAAGCTGGGCCTGCAGCAGTTCGGCAAGGAGGGCGAGCCCTTCGACCCGACGATGCACGAGGCGCTGATGCACAGCTACTCCTCGGACGTCACCGAGGACACCTGCGTGCAGATCCTCCAGCCGGGCTACCGGATCGGCGAGCGGATCATCCGCCCGGCGATGGTCGCGGTCGCGGAGCCCCAGCCGGGCACCCAGACCACGTCCGCGCCGGACGACGCCGAGAAGGCGGCGGACGGCGACGCCGACAAGGCTGACGGTGGCGCGGAAAGCTGA
- the dnaJ gene encoding molecular chaperone DnaJ gives MSGKDYVEKDYYKVLGVPKDATAAEIKKTYRKLAREFHPDANKGDAKAEDRFKDISEAYDVLSDEKRRKEYDEARTLFANGGYRAGGPGGGNYSFDFGDLFSGTQGGPAGGGGGIGDVFGGLFGRGGRQAQPRRGADVETEVTLSFEEAVDGATVPLRMTSQAPCRSCSGTGARAGTTPRVCPTCVGAGTVSRGQGAFALSEPCRDCRGRGMIVDDPCPDCHGSGRASSARTMQVRIPAGVQDSQKIRLKGKGAQGERGGQPGDLFVLVHVDPHPVFGRKGDNLTVSVPVSFPEAALGGTIEVPTLKGPPVKLRLPAGSANGLTLRARGKGATRKDGTRGDLLVTVDVVVPQHVSGDALTALEQYREATASDDPRAALFRAAEGA, from the coding sequence ATGAGCGGCAAGGACTACGTGGAAAAGGACTACTACAAGGTCCTCGGCGTGCCCAAGGACGCCACCGCAGCCGAGATCAAGAAGACCTACCGGAAGCTGGCGCGGGAGTTCCACCCCGACGCCAACAAGGGTGACGCCAAGGCGGAGGACCGCTTCAAGGACATCTCCGAGGCCTACGACGTCCTCTCGGACGAGAAGCGCCGCAAGGAGTACGACGAGGCGCGGACCCTCTTCGCGAACGGCGGCTACCGGGCCGGCGGCCCCGGCGGCGGCAACTACAGCTTCGACTTCGGCGACCTCTTCAGCGGCACCCAGGGCGGTCCCGCCGGCGGGGGCGGCGGGATCGGCGACGTCTTCGGCGGCCTGTTCGGGCGGGGCGGGCGACAGGCCCAGCCGCGCCGCGGCGCCGACGTCGAGACCGAGGTGACCCTCAGCTTCGAGGAGGCGGTGGACGGCGCGACCGTGCCGCTGCGGATGACCAGCCAGGCGCCCTGCCGCTCCTGCAGCGGCACCGGGGCGCGGGCCGGCACCACACCGCGGGTCTGCCCGACCTGTGTCGGCGCCGGCACCGTCAGCCGGGGCCAGGGCGCCTTCGCGCTCTCCGAGCCCTGCCGGGACTGCCGCGGGCGCGGCATGATCGTCGACGACCCGTGCCCCGACTGCCACGGCAGCGGCCGGGCCAGCTCGGCCCGCACCATGCAGGTGCGGATCCCGGCCGGGGTCCAGGACAGCCAGAAGATCCGGCTCAAGGGCAAGGGCGCCCAGGGCGAACGCGGCGGCCAGCCCGGCGACCTGTTCGTCCTCGTGCACGTCGACCCGCACCCGGTCTTCGGACGCAAGGGCGACAACCTGACGGTCAGTGTGCCGGTGTCCTTCCCCGAAGCGGCCTTGGGCGGCACCATCGAGGTGCCGACGCTGAAGGGCCCGCCGGTGAAACTCAGACTGCCCGCGGGGAGTGCCAACGGCCTCACCCTGCGGGCCCGTGGCAAGGGCGCCACCCGCAAGGACGGCACCCGCGGGGACCTGCTGGTCACCGTGGACGTCGTGGTACCGCAGCACGTCTCCGGCGACGCGCTGACGGCTCTGGAGCAGTACCGCGAGGCCACCGCCTCGGACGACCCGCGGGCCGCCCTCTTCCGGGCGGCGGAGGGAGCGTGA